A stretch of DNA from Gloeocapsopsis sp. IPPAS B-1203:
TTACATGATCGCTGTCGATCCCGACTTTCAAGGTCGCGGCGTTGGCTCTGCTTTAATAAAATTTGCGCTTGATTGGATGAAAGATGCAAAAATGTCGGTTGCAATGGTCGCAACTGGTGGCGATCCAGGTCATGCGCCAGCACGTCGCACTTATGAAAAGCTAGGCTTTAGGCTGTTACCACTTGCCCAATATTACAAAAAGCTCTAGAAGAGGGCAGGGGAGCAGAGGAACAGCGGGTAGTTGGGTAGTTGAGTAGGCGGGTAGTTGGGTAGTTGGGTAGTAAAGAACAATAATAATTAGATCTCTCCTACACTCCCACTCTAAAACGCTCCCACTCTCCCACACTCTTACTAGTCACTAGCCACTAGTCACTCTTCACTCACCCCTCACCCCCTATAGAATAGTATTTTTGTACTAAACTAGAATCGTTCTGGTTAATAACTGTGGTAAGGGTAGCGTCAGACTCCTTACGGTAGAGGACTTAAGTGAAAACAACGCAGGTATTGTTAGTCTTTTGGCAGCAATGCCAAAATTTGCTCGATAAACTGTTGATGGTCAACAACGGGTTTGGAAATGTAGCCATCAGCGCCACTTTGCTTGAGAAAATTTTCGCGATCGCCTTCCATGGCGTGTGCTGTTACCAAAATAATCGGCAATTTAGCAGTTTGTGCATTCGCTTTCAACATTTGGGTAATCTTAATACCATCAACGGCT
This window harbors:
- a CDS encoding response regulator, translated to MKTVLIVEDDLINARVFSKILIKRGGLDVKHTENVEEVIKIATAGEADIILMDVSLSRSVYQGRAVDGIKITQMLKANAQTAKLPIILVTAHAMEGDRENFLKQSGADGYISKPVVDHQQFIEQILALLPKD